The following proteins are encoded in a genomic region of Paenibacillus sp. FSL H3-0469:
- the cobM gene encoding precorrin-4 C(11)-methyltransferase: MTEQRLESKVYIVGAGPGDPELITVKGSRILRSADLVLYADSLVSEELIRSAKPGAQVLQSSGMDLEQQVELMTLAVQSGKSVARVHTGDPAMYGAILEQMSLLKLCGVTCEIVPGVSSVFAAAAAVGAELTVPELTQTVILTRAEGRTPVPEREQLRKLAEHHCTVALFLSASLAGHVSSEFLAAGWSPETPVAVVKRATWPDQQILRTTVEKLEADLQAAGITMHAMILAGWALDPGLTDRDQHRSKLYDKTFTHGCREGIGSGE, from the coding sequence ATGACGGAGCAGAGGTTAGAGTCGAAGGTATATATCGTCGGAGCCGGACCGGGCGACCCGGAGCTGATTACGGTAAAAGGCAGCCGGATTCTGCGCTCGGCAGATCTGGTGCTGTATGCAGATTCGCTGGTCAGCGAGGAGCTGATCCGCAGCGCCAAGCCCGGTGCGCAGGTGCTTCAGAGCTCGGGCATGGATCTGGAGCAGCAGGTGGAGCTGATGACGCTTGCCGTGCAGTCCGGTAAAAGCGTAGCCCGCGTCCACACCGGCGACCCCGCCATGTACGGCGCAATTCTGGAGCAGATGTCGCTGCTGAAGCTCTGCGGCGTCACTTGCGAGATTGTGCCGGGCGTCAGCTCGGTTTTTGCCGCTGCGGCGGCGGTTGGCGCAGAGCTGACCGTGCCGGAGCTGACGCAGACGGTCATCCTGACCCGTGCGGAAGGGCGCACGCCTGTCCCGGAACGCGAGCAGCTGCGCAAGCTGGCGGAGCATCACTGCACGGTGGCGCTGTTTCTAAGTGCATCACTGGCCGGCCATGTGAGCAGTGAATTCCTGGCCGCAGGCTGGAGCCCAGAGACCCCGGTGGCGGTCGTGAAGCGGGCTACTTGGCCGGATCAGCAGATTCTGCGGACAACGGTTGAGAAGCTGGAGGCGGACCTGCAGGCTGCCGGCATTACGATGCATGCCATGATCCTGGCCGGCTGGGCGCTGGACCCCGGGCTGACGGACCGCGATCAGCACCGCTCCAAGCTGTACGACAAGACTTTTACCCACGGCTGCCGGGAAGGAATTGGCTCCGGTGAGTAA
- a CDS encoding cobalamin biosynthesis protein produces the protein MSKRYAAVAITRSGIELAVKLGAQLGGTEVFVYAKYNGGLETRSGEITVFDGPVRGLLPKLFGSYEAVILFFSLGAAVRLSAPLLRDKRTDPAVIVIDERGEHVISMLSGHLGGANRLTLEIAGLLGSHPVITTASDVQGTFAVDLLGREYGWHADSFTPMKGVSAALVNGEPVAFVQESGEHDWLPPGAEVPEHVSMFASRAELRHSGRSFSAAIVVSDRLAEEPGEDAPADTALAEYTVVYRPRSLVLGLGCNRGTSAEELEAVVLHTLNELHLSLQSVRNVATAGIKGDEAGLLALCAKYSWELVLYTPEQLNTVELEHPSEVVFRATGAYGVCEPAALLSSGAHSLLLPKHKSGNVTIAVARIVYPGEKEGSSSE, from the coding sequence GTGAGTAAGCGGTACGCGGCTGTTGCCATTACGCGCAGCGGGATAGAGTTGGCAGTGAAGCTTGGTGCGCAGCTTGGCGGGACTGAGGTCTTTGTCTATGCCAAGTATAACGGCGGGCTGGAGACGCGGAGCGGAGAGATCACTGTTTTTGACGGACCAGTCAGAGGGTTGCTTCCTAAGCTCTTCGGGAGCTATGAGGCGGTCATTCTGTTCTTCTCGCTGGGGGCGGCTGTCCGGCTGAGCGCTCCGCTGCTGCGGGATAAAAGAACCGATCCTGCCGTCATCGTCATCGATGAGCGCGGGGAGCATGTCATCAGCATGCTCTCCGGCCATCTCGGCGGAGCGAACAGGCTGACACTGGAGATTGCAGGGCTGCTGGGCAGTCATCCGGTGATCACCACAGCTTCGGATGTACAGGGCACCTTCGCTGTTGACCTGCTGGGCCGGGAATACGGCTGGCACGCTGACAGCTTCACCCCCATGAAGGGGGTTAGTGCTGCGCTCGTTAACGGGGAGCCGGTGGCTTTCGTACAGGAGAGCGGGGAACATGACTGGCTGCCGCCGGGTGCTGAGGTGCCGGAGCATGTCTCTATGTTCGCAAGCAGGGCTGAGCTTCGGCATAGCGGACGCAGCTTCAGTGCCGCGATTGTGGTAAGTGACCGGTTGGCAGAGGAACCGGGGGAGGACGCACCGGCAGATACTGCTCTGGCCGAATACACTGTAGTGTATCGTCCGCGCAGTTTGGTGCTCGGACTCGGCTGCAACCGCGGGACGTCTGCGGAAGAGCTGGAGGCCGTGGTCCTGCACACTCTGAATGAGCTTCATTTGTCGCTCCAAAGTGTGCGGAATGTGGCGACGGCCGGGATCAAGGGGGATGAAGCCGGGCTGCTGGCCTTGTGCGCCAAATACAGCTGGGAGCTGGTTCTGTACACCCCGGAGCAGCTAAATACAGTTGAACTGGAGCATCCGTCTGAGGTAGTATTCAGGGCAACGGGGGCTTACGGTGTCTGTGAACCTGCTGCGCTGCTGTCTTCAGGTGCGCATTCGCTCCTGCTGCCTAAGCACAAGAGCGGCAATGTGACCATCGCCGTAGCCCGAATCGTCTATCCCGGAGAGAAGGAGGGAAGCAGCAGTGAATGA
- a CDS encoding cobyrinate a,c-diamide synthase yields the protein MVIAGTGSGSGKTTVTLGLMRAFARRGLNVQGFKCGPDYIDPAYHTAVTGRPSRNLDSWMTSSDYLREYFLHASAEADLSVIEGVMGLYDGKEDTALTGSTAEIAILTASPVLLVVDVRSMGRSAAAIVLGFRQLEPQVRIAAVLVNRCGSEGHYRLVKAAIEAACGIPVIGWLPRDSGLDIPERHLGLLPAVERGELAPLFDRAADMLEQGTDLERLLELAAAAPAAPALRAHPVAAEQEALPACVQTPDQQVRPLTYEADQCKSAVQIIHKTQAGPAEPSPVIAVARDAAFNFYYADNLELLAREGAKLVYFSPLSGEGIPPEADGIYIGGGFPEEFAAGIAANQLFLGGLRSAAAAGMPLYAECGGYMVLARSLTDRNGTVHEMAGIVPAHTVMQERRAALGYREVTALHDCLLLKQGERLRGHEFHYSVMSYPDREARTYAYESKGRGGSQPEGYISGSIMAAYAHIHLASHLPAAARLVAACRTYRGRKQAVQQYDSDSCNQQVE from the coding sequence CTGGTCATCGCAGGCACAGGCAGCGGCTCGGGCAAAACAACGGTCACGCTGGGGCTGATGCGCGCTTTTGCCCGGCGGGGCCTCAACGTCCAGGGCTTCAAATGCGGCCCTGACTACATCGATCCCGCCTATCACACTGCGGTCACAGGCCGTCCCTCACGAAATCTGGACTCCTGGATGACTTCAAGCGATTATCTGCGGGAGTATTTTCTGCATGCTTCGGCAGAGGCCGACTTGTCCGTCATTGAGGGTGTCATGGGGCTGTATGACGGCAAGGAGGATACGGCACTGACCGGATCAACGGCGGAAATCGCCATCCTGACCGCCAGCCCTGTACTCCTGGTGGTCGATGTCCGCAGCATGGGCCGCAGTGCGGCGGCGATTGTGCTGGGCTTCCGGCAACTGGAGCCGCAGGTGCGGATTGCCGCCGTTCTGGTGAACCGCTGCGGCAGCGAGGGTCACTACCGGTTAGTTAAGGCGGCCATTGAAGCAGCCTGCGGGATTCCCGTGATCGGCTGGCTCCCCCGCGACAGCGGGCTGGACATCCCGGAGCGGCATCTGGGCCTGCTGCCCGCTGTGGAACGCGGGGAGCTTGCGCCCTTGTTCGACCGTGCCGCCGACATGCTGGAGCAAGGCACGGATCTGGAGCGGCTGCTGGAGCTTGCTGCGGCTGCTCCTGCTGCTCCGGCTCTGAGGGCGCACCCTGTGGCGGCGGAGCAAGAAGCTTTGCCTGCCTGCGTGCAGACGCCGGACCAGCAAGTCCGCCCACTTACATATGAGGCTGACCAGTGTAAATCTGCTGTGCAGATCATACATAAGACACAGGCAGGCCCGGCGGAGCCAAGTCCGGTCATTGCCGTAGCCCGGGACGCGGCGTTCAACTTCTACTACGCCGATAATTTGGAGCTGCTCGCACGTGAAGGTGCTAAGCTGGTGTACTTCAGCCCGCTTAGCGGTGAAGGTATTCCGCCGGAAGCCGACGGCATCTATATCGGCGGCGGCTTCCCGGAAGAATTCGCGGCGGGGATTGCCGCGAACCAGCTGTTCCTCGGCGGACTGAGGTCTGCCGCAGCCGCCGGAATGCCGCTGTATGCGGAGTGCGGCGGCTACATGGTGCTAGCCCGTAGTCTGACTGACCGCAACGGCACGGTGCATGAGATGGCCGGAATCGTTCCGGCCCACACCGTGATGCAGGAACGCCGGGCAGCGCTCGGCTATCGTGAAGTTACGGCACTTCACGATTGTCTGCTGTTGAAGCAGGGCGAACGCCTGCGCGGCCATGAATTCCATTACTCCGTCATGAGCTATCCTGACAGGGAAGCCCGGACCTATGCCTATGAGAGTAAGGGCAGAGGGGGGAGCCAGCCGGAAGGCTACATCAGCGGCAGCATTATGGCTGCTTATGCGCATATTCACTTGGCCTCCCATCTCCCGGCAGCAGCCAGGCTTGTGGCAGCATGCCGGACCTATCGTGGCCGCAAACAAGCTGTGCAGCAGTATGATTCCGATTCCTGCAACCAACAGGTGGAATAA